In one window of Chryseobacterium sp. JV274 DNA:
- a CDS encoding M16 family metallopeptidase has product MTDRKYKETVHTDKNHYEYITITHDENNVRIYTLKNGLKVFLAQNFDAPRIQTFIPVRTGSNNDPSDNTGLAHYLEHMMFKGTSQIGTQNWEKEEVLLDQISALYEEHKAEQDPEKKKEIYKKIDEVSQEASQYAIANEYDKAISSLGATGTNAHTWFDETVYKNNIPNNELEKWLKIEKERFSEIVLRLFHTELESVYEEFNRAQDNDTRLVSYELMDALFPTHPNGQQTTLGRAEHLKNPSMKAIHKYFDEYYVPNNYAMVLVGDLDFEETIQLVDQYFGTLPYKELPQKTPIIEQPITEIVTRTVKSPTTPRTQLAWRTESYGTRDAMLADVVANILSNRGEAGLLDLHINQTQKMLWAQAFSVGLRQYGYFSIVAVPKENQTLEEAKNMVLEEIELIKKGDFPDWMLPAIINDFKIQRMKGLETAEGLATTLYDSYIKGITWEQELNEMDEYTAFTKEDIVNFAKDFFKENYVVVNKEKGVNDMLIRVENPGITPVKINRDTQSEFLKEILMDKTEDIKPEFIDYQKEIATDQLNGKKLSFVKNNYNDIAQLHFIFPFGSDNDRDLGISTQLLQYLGTDTLSPEDLKKEFFKIGISNDFKTTSNQLIISLSGLEENIERGIALLQHWMHDVKPDQEIYNQFVGTVLENREAIKKDKNRIMTALTNYTKLGAHSRFTDIISQEELEGSDSEVFTDRIKKLFKYPYQVFFYGKSFENFKGYIGQYIETESLQIPEAKQYPEPATGGNVNFINYDMVQMEMSKIGKGNLVNPLHFGKINVFNEYFGRGLSSIVFQEIRESKSLAYSAYVSYAANSELNHPDYVTTYIGTQPDKLMIAVDTMNELMNELPEVPIQFENARNAALKQIASTRITRNNIFFNTLRLKKLNIYHDFRKDIYNQIQDLKFEDIRHFYQTEVKSIDFNTAIIGKKENLNMEAVNKMGTFKEVSLKDIFGH; this is encoded by the coding sequence ATGACAGACAGAAAATATAAGGAAACGGTTCATACTGATAAAAACCACTACGAATATATTACGATAACACATGACGAAAATAACGTCAGAATTTATACTTTGAAAAATGGGTTGAAAGTTTTTCTTGCTCAAAATTTTGATGCTCCTAGGATACAGACTTTTATTCCTGTAAGAACCGGAAGCAATAATGATCCGTCTGATAATACAGGACTGGCCCATTATCTTGAGCATATGATGTTTAAAGGGACTTCACAAATCGGGACTCAAAACTGGGAAAAGGAAGAAGTACTTCTGGACCAGATCTCAGCGCTGTATGAAGAGCATAAAGCAGAACAGGATCCTGAAAAGAAAAAGGAGATCTATAAAAAAATTGATGAAGTTTCTCAGGAAGCCAGTCAATATGCTATTGCCAATGAATATGACAAAGCCATTTCTTCTTTGGGAGCTACCGGAACGAATGCACATACCTGGTTTGATGAAACAGTATATAAGAACAATATCCCGAACAACGAACTTGAAAAGTGGCTGAAAATAGAAAAAGAAAGATTTTCTGAGATTGTACTTCGTCTTTTTCATACGGAACTGGAATCTGTATATGAAGAGTTCAACAGAGCTCAGGATAATGATACAAGACTTGTAAGCTATGAATTGATGGATGCTCTTTTCCCTACGCATCCTAACGGCCAACAGACAACACTTGGAAGAGCCGAGCATTTGAAAAACCCTTCTATGAAGGCTATTCACAAGTACTTTGATGAGTATTATGTTCCTAATAACTACGCTATGGTGCTGGTTGGTGATCTTGATTTTGAAGAGACCATTCAATTAGTTGATCAATATTTTGGCACCTTGCCTTATAAAGAGCTTCCGCAAAAGACACCGATTATTGAACAACCCATTACAGAAATTGTAACAAGAACAGTGAAAAGCCCTACTACTCCACGCACTCAGTTGGCATGGAGAACAGAAAGCTATGGAACAAGGGACGCTATGCTTGCAGATGTTGTTGCCAATATCCTCAGCAACAGGGGTGAAGCAGGATTACTGGATCTGCATATCAATCAGACTCAAAAAATGCTTTGGGCTCAGGCATTTTCTGTGGGGTTAAGACAATATGGATATTTTTCTATTGTAGCTGTACCTAAGGAAAACCAAACTCTTGAGGAAGCAAAGAACATGGTGCTGGAGGAAATTGAACTGATAAAGAAAGGCGATTTCCCAGACTGGATGCTGCCAGCAATCATTAATGATTTCAAAATTCAGAGAATGAAAGGCCTTGAAACAGCAGAAGGGCTTGCTACCACCCTGTACGATTCTTATATAAAAGGGATAACGTGGGAGCAGGAACTGAATGAGATGGATGAATATACTGCTTTTACGAAGGAAGATATAGTGAATTTTGCCAAGGATTTTTTCAAAGAAAATTATGTTGTTGTCAATAAAGAAAAAGGTGTCAATGACATGTTGATCAGAGTTGAAAATCCAGGTATTACTCCTGTTAAAATCAACAGAGATACTCAGTCTGAGTTTTTAAAAGAGATTTTAATGGATAAGACAGAGGATATTAAGCCGGAATTTATCGACTATCAGAAAGAAATTGCCACTGATCAGCTTAACGGAAAGAAATTAAGTTTTGTAAAGAACAACTATAATGATATTGCACAGCTTCATTTCATTTTTCCTTTTGGAAGTGACAATGACAGAGATTTGGGAATTTCCACTCAGTTGCTGCAATACCTGGGTACGGATACTCTTTCGCCTGAAGATTTAAAAAAGGAATTTTTCAAAATCGGAATCAGCAATGATTTCAAAACCACAAGTAATCAGTTGATCATTTCTCTAAGCGGATTGGAAGAAAATATAGAAAGGGGAATTGCTCTTCTGCAGCACTGGATGCATGATGTAAAACCAGACCAGGAAATCTATAATCAGTTTGTGGGAACTGTACTGGAAAACAGAGAGGCCATTAAGAAAGATAAAAACCGTATTATGACAGCGCTGACCAATTATACAAAATTGGGTGCTCACTCACGTTTTACGGATATTATTTCCCAAGAGGAACTTGAAGGCAGCGATTCTGAAGTTTTCACTGACAGAATAAAAAAGCTTTTCAAATATCCATATCAGGTATTCTTCTATGGTAAAAGCTTTGAAAATTTCAAGGGATATATTGGTCAGTATATAGAAACTGAGAGTCTTCAGATTCCGGAAGCTAAACAATATCCAGAGCCTGCCACCGGAGGAAATGTAAATTTCATCAATTATGATATGGTTCAGATGGAAATGAGCAAAATCGGAAAAGGAAATCTGGTGAATCCACTTCATTTTGGAAAGATCAATGTATTTAACGAATATTTTGGACGGGGATTATCATCAATTGTTTTCCAGGAAATCCGGGAAAGTAAGAGTCTTGCTTACTCTGCTTACGTTTCTTATGCAGCGAACTCGGAACTCAACCATCCGGATTATGTAACGACTTATATCGGAACTCAGCCTGACAAGCTTATGATTGCTGTGGATACGATGAATGAACTGATGAATGAACTTCCTGAAGTGCCTATTCAGTTTGAGAACGCCAGAAATGCTGCTCTGAAACAGATTGCCTCAACAAGGATTACCCGAAATAATATATTTTTCAATACATTAAGATTGAAGAAACTGAATATTTATCATGATTTCAGAAAAGATATTTACAACCAGATTCAGGATCTGAAATTTGAAGATATCAGACATTTTTATCAGACAGAAGTTAAATCCATAGATTTTAACACCGCCATTATCGGTAAAAAAGAAAATCTGAATATGGAAGCAGTCAATAAAATGGGAACATTTAAAGAAGTAAGTCTGAAAGATATTTTCGGACATTAA
- a CDS encoding S46 family peptidase, translating to MTKKILLSVFLLPAAMAFAQQYGGMWIPTELNEKEMKDLGMKISAKDIFNPQKPSIKDAVVQFNGGCTAEIISPKGLLLTNHHCGFGQIQAHSTVQNDLLSNGFWAKNTQGELPNPGVKVDFIVDIKEVTDQILEGTDNLTEPELTKRINNNIEVYKNSQKIESYQSIMVKPMYYGNKYYAYTIETYKDIRLVGAPPQSIGKFGSDTDNWVWPRHTGDFSMFRIYADKNNRPAEYSKDNVPYVPKHYLPVSIKDKNENDFTFVFGFPGKTTEYLPAVGVEKIMKDIDPARIAVRDVALKTLDEKMRADNETRIKYASKYASVANYWKKWIGEVEGLKKSNAVEKKVMYEGSLVAKNPEIKNTLDQLNKLYNDQAPYALNNAYFTEVVRNAETLKLAGDYYDFVASVEAGRMDEKELTKLKTKLTSFYKDYSAELDAKVTAKLLALYVNKTAPQFLPTGFSKYKDESPNIPVIEDMSKNSIITGRTAVNGGTLTADIDKAFSNQDKLIKTLKKDPIYQLYVSMKETYMKTADPQYTSMQAKIDALQKKFMAQQMQTDKDRKFFPDANSTLRVTYGKVKGSTPRDAVSYGYQTHLAGVMEKYVPGDYEFDVPKKLIDLYNKKDFGNYKDKTGDVPVGFTATNHTTGGNSGSPALDANGNLVGLNFDRQWEGTMSDINYDPRFSRNIMVDTKYILFIIEKFADSKWLVDEMKIIK from the coding sequence ATGACAAAAAAGATACTTTTATCTGTATTTCTTTTGCCAGCTGCAATGGCATTTGCACAACAATATGGCGGAATGTGGATTCCTACTGAGCTGAATGAAAAGGAAATGAAGGATTTGGGAATGAAGATTTCTGCAAAAGATATTTTCAACCCTCAGAAACCAAGCATAAAGGATGCGGTAGTACAGTTTAACGGTGGATGTACTGCGGAAATTATTTCGCCTAAAGGACTGCTTTTAACCAATCATCACTGTGGTTTCGGTCAGATTCAGGCGCATTCTACCGTTCAGAATGACCTTCTTTCAAACGGATTCTGGGCAAAAAATACACAGGGAGAACTTCCTAATCCGGGAGTAAAAGTAGATTTTATTGTAGATATAAAAGAAGTTACTGATCAGATTTTAGAAGGTACAGACAACCTAACGGAGCCGGAACTTACTAAAAGGATCAACAACAATATTGAGGTTTACAAAAACTCTCAGAAAATTGAATCTTACCAATCGATCATGGTAAAGCCTATGTATTATGGAAACAAATACTATGCTTACACCATCGAAACTTATAAAGATATCCGTCTTGTGGGAGCTCCTCCTCAAAGCATCGGAAAATTCGGAAGTGATACAGACAACTGGGTTTGGCCTAGACATACCGGAGATTTCTCTATGTTCAGAATCTATGCAGATAAGAACAACAGACCTGCGGAATATTCAAAAGATAATGTTCCTTACGTTCCGAAACACTATTTACCTGTTTCTATAAAAGATAAAAACGAAAACGATTTTACCTTTGTATTCGGTTTCCCTGGAAAAACTACAGAATATCTTCCTGCGGTAGGAGTAGAAAAAATCATGAAGGATATTGATCCTGCAAGAATTGCGGTACGTGATGTTGCTTTAAAAACACTAGACGAAAAAATGCGTGCTGACAATGAAACACGTATCAAATATGCTTCAAAATATGCTTCTGTAGCGAACTACTGGAAAAAATGGATCGGTGAAGTAGAAGGATTGAAAAAATCTAATGCTGTAGAAAAGAAAGTAATGTATGAAGGTTCTTTGGTGGCTAAAAATCCGGAGATCAAAAATACATTGGATCAGTTGAATAAACTATACAATGATCAGGCTCCTTATGCATTAAACAATGCTTATTTTACAGAAGTGGTAAGAAATGCTGAGACTTTGAAGCTTGCTGGTGATTATTATGACTTCGTAGCTTCTGTAGAAGCGGGTAGAATGGATGAAAAGGAACTTACAAAGTTAAAAACAAAATTAACCTCTTTCTACAAAGATTACAGTGCAGAGCTTGATGCTAAAGTAACCGCAAAATTATTGGCTTTATACGTTAATAAAACAGCGCCACAGTTTTTACCGACAGGGTTCAGCAAATACAAAGATGAAAGCCCGAATATCCCTGTAATAGAAGATATGTCTAAAAACTCTATCATCACAGGAAGAACTGCTGTGAATGGAGGAACATTAACTGCAGATATTGATAAAGCGTTTTCTAATCAGGATAAATTGATCAAAACGTTAAAGAAAGATCCTATTTATCAGCTGTATGTTTCTATGAAAGAAACATATATGAAAACTGCAGATCCGCAATATACCTCAATGCAGGCAAAAATTGATGCTTTACAGAAAAAGTTCATGGCACAGCAAATGCAGACGGATAAAGACAGAAAGTTCTTCCCGGATGCGAATTCAACGCTTCGTGTAACGTACGGTAAAGTAAAAGGATCTACACCTAGAGATGCAGTTTCTTACGGATATCAGACTCACCTAGCAGGAGTAATGGAAAAATATGTTCCCGGAGATTACGAATTTGATGTTCCAAAGAAACTGATTGATCTTTACAACAAAAAAGATTTCGGAAACTATAAAGATAAAACAGGTGATGTTCCTGTAGGATTCACTGCAACAAACCATACAACAGGAGGAAACTCTGGAAGCCCTGCTCTTGATGCCAACGGAAATCTTGTAGGATTGAATTTTGACAGACAGTGGGAAGGAACAATGAGTGATATCAACTATGATCCACGTTTCAGCAGAAACATCATGGTAGATACAAAATATATCCTTTTCATCATCGAGAAGTTTGCTGACTCAAAGTGGCTTGTTGATGAAATGAAGATTATAAAATAA
- a CDS encoding GNAT family N-acetyltransferase — MIALKTFNRKELEDFISSGAFLQYDFLPITKHRALSHIHNPKASEEDTLLILAFFEEKLIGYVGCFPDCFEIDGKEIRYAWLSTLYANPDYRKRRPAKALLKKVFEEYEGRIAITEFTKEAEALYNIMGVFEYVFPKEGKRYYFRTDAAKMIPEKKPGTQPLKPLFQSLDAAANLLISIKNLPVQKPDFKYEVLPRIDKESADFMTGFSGVRNADEINTFIDYPWILEGKRDVKYFFSSFADTFTYFWIKIFDQNNQLKACFLLQLRDGYLKIPYLFSTSDLAEVVRFLNYFIITNKVKGFTSYQTSLNKTIQQSKVFSPIYDRDFKREYLFHQQLLELLPNNFNPNYQDGDGDCMMT, encoded by the coding sequence ATGATAGCGCTGAAAACATTCAACAGAAAAGAACTGGAAGATTTTATATCATCCGGAGCATTTCTGCAGTATGATTTTCTTCCTATTACAAAACATCGTGCATTGTCGCATATTCACAATCCTAAAGCATCAGAGGAAGATACCCTTCTTATTCTGGCATTCTTTGAAGAAAAACTTATTGGATATGTTGGGTGTTTCCCGGATTGCTTTGAGATTGATGGAAAGGAAATCCGCTATGCCTGGCTAAGCACTTTATATGCAAACCCTGATTACAGAAAAAGAAGACCTGCAAAAGCATTACTGAAAAAGGTTTTTGAAGAATACGAAGGCAGAATTGCCATTACAGAATTTACCAAAGAAGCAGAAGCCCTCTATAATATTATGGGTGTTTTTGAATATGTCTTTCCTAAAGAAGGGAAGAGATATTACTTCAGAACTGATGCTGCTAAAATGATTCCTGAAAAAAAACCGGGAACACAACCCTTGAAGCCGCTTTTTCAGTCTCTGGATGCTGCCGCCAATTTATTAATCTCAATAAAGAACTTACCGGTACAGAAACCGGACTTCAAATATGAGGTTCTTCCTCGTATTGACAAAGAAAGTGCTGATTTTATGACTGGATTTTCCGGGGTACGGAATGCAGATGAAATCAATACTTTTATAGATTATCCATGGATTTTGGAAGGAAAAAGAGACGTGAAATATTTCTTTTCAAGTTTTGCGGATACATTTACATACTTTTGGATTAAGATTTTCGATCAGAATAATCAACTCAAGGCTTGTTTCCTGTTGCAGCTCCGCGACGGATACCTTAAAATTCCCTACCTTTTTTCAACTTCTGATCTGGCTGAGGTTGTCAGGTTTTTAAATTATTTCATAATTACCAATAAAGTAAAAGGATTTACAAGTTATCAGACCAGCCTCAACAAGACAATACAACAATCGAAAGTATTTTCCCCTATTTATGACCGTGATTTTAAAAGAGAATATCTGTTTCATCAACAGCTGTTAGAATTACTTCCCAATAATTTTAATCCCAATTATCAGGACGGGGACGGGGATTGCATGATGACGTAA
- a CDS encoding copper resistance protein NlpE — MMKSKMLMLGMGAALFLASCSKKEATETTGTTTDSATAVQQVTTDSITKATPTAAGDTSENALDWAGTYEATIPCADCPGIKTSLTLNNDKTFSISEEYLDRNSKNQDKGSFTWDATGSMITLKGKTANYKYKVGENMLFQLDMEGKEIDGPNKDLYIFKKK, encoded by the coding sequence ATGATGAAAAGCAAAATGCTCATGTTGGGAATGGGAGCCGCTCTGTTCCTTGCCTCATGTTCTAAAAAAGAAGCAACTGAAACAACCGGTACAACCACAGATTCTGCAACAGCTGTTCAACAAGTTACTACAGACAGCATCACTAAAGCTACCCCTACAGCAGCTGGTGACACTTCTGAAAATGCATTGGATTGGGCTGGTACTTATGAAGCAACAATTCCTTGCGCTGACTGTCCGGGTATCAAGACTTCCTTAACATTGAATAATGATAAAACATTCAGTATTTCTGAAGAATATCTTGATAGAAATTCAAAAAATCAGGATAAAGGATCTTTCACATGGGATGCAACAGGAAGTATGATTACTTTAAAAGGAAAAACAGCAAACTATAAATATAAAGTTGGTGAAAATATGCTGTTCCAACTGGATATGGAAGGAAAAGAAATTGACGGCCCCAACAAGGATTTGTATATATTCAAGAAAAAATAA
- a CDS encoding sigma-54-dependent transcriptional regulator, whose protein sequence is MSGNILIIDDEIKLLKLLGMILSQENFNVKEASTARSAMTMLEQYDFDVVLSDVRLPDAFGVELIKSIKSKYPQLEIILMTAFGNITDAVQAMKNGAYDYLVKGDDNEKIIPLVYKALEKVKDNKSRMVQQVVTKGFDQILGKSPLILQAKKLAEKVALTNAAVLLTGETGTGKEVFASAIHEGSDRNKNSFVAINCSAFSKEILESELFGHKQGAFTGAIKDKKGLIEEANGGTLFLDEIGEMPIELQAKLLRVLETREFIKMGETKVSKSDFRLIAATNRDLEVEIKQGNFREDLYFRLNVFEISLPSLRNRKEDLKVLAKNFIDLFSHKLHLSSVQVSPDYYKALEVNEWKGNIRELRNAVERSLILMDNNILDAESLPHYSEKAVPESDSLSIRSLEKIHIQKVLQYTKGNKAEAARLLEIGIATLYRKLEEYGLK, encoded by the coding sequence ATGTCAGGAAACATTCTGATCATCGATGATGAGATCAAACTCCTTAAGTTACTGGGAATGATCCTCTCCCAAGAAAATTTTAATGTAAAAGAAGCTTCTACAGCACGTTCAGCGATGACAATGCTGGAGCAATATGATTTTGATGTTGTTTTAAGCGATGTCCGTCTGCCTGATGCTTTTGGAGTAGAACTGATAAAGTCTATTAAAAGCAAATATCCTCAGCTGGAAATTATTCTAATGACTGCATTTGGAAATATCACGGATGCAGTACAAGCCATGAAGAATGGCGCTTACGATTATCTGGTGAAAGGAGATGATAATGAGAAAATTATACCATTGGTGTATAAAGCCCTTGAAAAGGTAAAGGATAATAAATCTAGAATGGTCCAGCAGGTTGTTACGAAAGGTTTTGATCAGATCCTGGGTAAATCACCTTTAATTCTGCAGGCTAAGAAATTAGCAGAAAAAGTGGCTTTAACGAATGCTGCTGTGCTTCTTACAGGAGAAACAGGAACGGGTAAGGAAGTCTTTGCCAGTGCTATTCATGAAGGAAGTGACAGAAATAAAAACAGCTTTGTGGCAATCAACTGTTCAGCATTTAGTAAAGAGATTTTGGAAAGTGAGCTTTTTGGCCATAAACAGGGGGCTTTTACAGGGGCGATAAAGGATAAAAAAGGGTTGATTGAAGAAGCAAATGGAGGGACATTATTTCTGGACGAAATTGGTGAGATGCCGATAGAACTTCAGGCTAAGCTGCTCAGAGTTCTGGAAACCAGGGAATTTATCAAAATGGGTGAGACGAAAGTTTCAAAGTCTGATTTTAGATTGATTGCGGCTACCAACAGAGATCTGGAGGTTGAAATAAAGCAGGGAAACTTCAGAGAAGATCTCTATTTCAGATTGAATGTATTTGAAATCAGTCTTCCGTCTCTGCGCAATAGAAAAGAAGATCTGAAAGTACTTGCGAAGAACTTTATTGATCTTTTTTCTCATAAACTTCACTTGTCCTCTGTTCAGGTGAGTCCGGACTATTATAAAGCGCTAGAAGTAAATGAATGGAAAGGAAATATTCGTGAGTTGAGAAACGCTGTAGAGCGGAGTTTGATTTTAATGGATAACAATATTCTTGATGCTGAAAGCCTTCCTCATTATTCCGAGAAAGCAGTTCCGGAAAGTGATTCACTAAGCATTCGTTCACTGGAAAAAATACATATCCAAAAAGTATTACAGTACACAAAAGGAAATAAAGCAGAAGCTGCCCGTTTACTAGAGATCGGTATTGCTACGCTGTACAGAAAGCTTGAAGAATATGGATTGAAATAA
- a CDS encoding MgtC/SapB family protein, translating to MDFLQDHYAVKNELLLILISVILGLFIGAEREYRNKSAGLRTFILVCFGACLFTILSIKIGVANPDRLAANIITGIGFLGAGVIFKGDNKIEGITTATTIWATASIGMAVGSGYVYISLLGTALVLIILSALTYLQNFIDNYNKVREYKIAVTGSADIKYCENIFKEHHLKYLMIKQQYSPESLTVIWRLTGKNTRHEELITRLVDDPKIRAYQF from the coding sequence ATGGATTTTCTTCAGGACCATTACGCTGTCAAAAATGAATTGCTGCTTATCCTTATTTCTGTCATTTTAGGACTGTTCATTGGTGCCGAACGCGAATACCGTAATAAATCTGCCGGACTCAGAACCTTTATTCTGGTCTGTTTCGGAGCCTGTCTGTTTACGATTCTTTCCATCAAAATAGGTGTGGCCAATCCGGACCGTCTTGCAGCCAATATCATTACCGGTATAGGATTTTTGGGAGCAGGAGTGATTTTTAAAGGAGACAATAAAATTGAAGGTATTACTACTGCAACCACCATTTGGGCAACAGCTTCAATTGGAATGGCGGTAGGTTCCGGATATGTCTATATTTCCCTGCTGGGAACCGCTTTGGTATTGATTATTTTGAGTGCTTTAACTTACCTTCAGAATTTCATTGATAATTATAATAAAGTAAGGGAGTATAAAATTGCTGTGACAGGTTCTGCGGATATCAAATATTGTGAAAACATATTTAAAGAACATCACCTGAAATATCTGATGATTAAGCAGCAGTATTCACCGGAAAGTTTAACCGTTATCTGGCGGCTTACCGGAAAGAATACCCGTCATGAAGAATTAATCACACGTCTGGTAGACGATCCAAAAATCAGAGCCTATCAGTTTTAG
- a CDS encoding potassium-transporting ATPase subunit F: MWSLFFLSILAFVYICYVLIKPEKF, encoded by the coding sequence ATGTGGAGTTTATTTTTCCTCTCAATACTTGCCTTTGTGTATATCTGTTATGTTTTAATTAAACCTGAAAAATTTTAA
- a CDS encoding polysaccharide deacetylase family protein, whose translation MKDRIINVLAAFESGNIGKSFPLDYCLPLYHSVSDRELPHIKHVIRYKNTKQFEEDLDHLAKNFRFVNWQEFKECMSGDFKSKKKIALLTFDDGFREFYDIVAPVLERKGIYACNFVNPAFIDNKDMMFRCKASLLADAVEKNKTINPEVYRIFSLDSHADKGVLQKNILQVNYQGKNILERLAEKLEVDFNAYSKECKPYLSTEELKELTRKGFGISSHSWDHPKYGDLSLKEQMETTNKTFAYLKENDFLYESFAFPFTDFEVQKNFFDELFKNEEIYCSFGCAGVKLDSVKKNFQRIPMEMGESGEQILKKETAYFKLKRLINKNTILRK comes from the coding sequence ATGAAAGACAGGATCATCAATGTTTTGGCAGCTTTCGAATCTGGTAATATCGGGAAATCTTTTCCGCTGGATTACTGTTTGCCGCTTTATCACAGTGTCTCCGACAGAGAACTTCCCCATATAAAACATGTGATCCGTTATAAGAATACAAAACAGTTTGAAGAAGATCTTGATCATCTTGCGAAGAATTTCCGGTTTGTCAACTGGCAGGAGTTTAAAGAGTGTATGTCCGGGGATTTTAAATCTAAGAAAAAAATTGCCCTGCTTACTTTTGATGACGGTTTCAGAGAATTTTATGATATAGTAGCACCGGTTTTGGAACGAAAGGGAATTTATGCCTGCAATTTCGTAAACCCTGCTTTTATTGATAATAAAGATATGATGTTCAGATGCAAAGCCAGCCTTCTTGCAGATGCAGTTGAGAAGAATAAAACTATAAATCCCGAGGTTTATCGTATATTTTCTCTTGACAGCCATGCAGACAAAGGTGTTTTACAAAAGAATATTTTACAGGTTAATTATCAGGGGAAAAATATTTTGGAAAGGCTTGCTGAAAAGCTTGAAGTGGATTTTAATGCTTATTCAAAAGAATGTAAACCCTATTTAAGTACAGAAGAGCTAAAAGAACTTACAAGGAAAGGTTTCGGAATCTCTTCTCACAGCTGGGATCACCCTAAATATGGAGATTTATCTTTGAAAGAACAGATGGAAACTACGAATAAAACTTTTGCTTATTTGAAAGAAAATGATTTCCTCTACGAAAGTTTTGCATTTCCGTTTACTGATTTTGAAGTTCAGAAAAACTTTTTTGATGAGCTCTTTAAAAATGAGGAAATCTATTGTAGTTTTGGATGTGCAGGGGTAAAACTGGATAGTGTAAAGAAAAATTTTCAAAGAATTCCAATGGAAATGGGTGAGAGCGGGGAACAAATACTGAAAAAAGAAACGGCTTACTTCAAACTGAAAAGACTGATTAACAAAAATACCATTCTGAGAAAATGA